A section of the Bacillus sp. HSf4 genome encodes:
- the ppsA gene encoding phosphoenolpyruvate synthase, whose product MSSLVLGFHEMEKTQLLLVGGKGLNLGELSKIQGLQVPEGFCVTTAGYQKAVEQNETFQALVDQLTMLKAEDRDQIGEISRKIRRLIMETEIPADVVKAVAHYLSQFGDEHAYAVRSSATAEDLPHASFAGQQDTYLNIIGKEAILQHISKCWASLFTDRAIIYRMQNGFDHSQVYLSVIVQRMVFPQASGVLFTADPITSNRKLLSIDACFGLGEALVSGLVSSDGYKVQEGEITGKRIATKKLAIYGRKEGGTETRQIAPDQQKTQILTDEQILQLARIGRQIEAHFGQPQDIEWCLVHDTFYIVQSRPITTLYPIPEASDQDNHVYISVGHQQMMTDPIKPLGLSFFLLTTSAPMRKAGGRLFVDVTHHLASPDSRQFLLNSMGQHDPLLKDALTTIIERRDFIKSIPNDNTTPNPSRSNADMPAPAENDPTIVSDLMKSSQTSIEELKQNIQTKSGSDLFSFILEDIQELKKILFHPKSSVVIQAAMNASSWINEKMNEWLGEKNAADTLSQSVPHNITSEMGLALLDVADVIRPYPEVIAYLQHVKDDHFLDELVQFEGGQEIQDAISAYLNKYGMRCAGEIDITRTRWSEKPTTLVPMILNHVKNFEPNASHRKFEQGRQEALKKEQELLDRLKQLPDGEQKAKETKRMIDLIRNFSGYREYPKYGMVNRYFVYKQALLKEAEQLVEVGAIHEKEDIYYLTFEELHEVVRTKKLDDQLISKRKDEYKLYEKLTPPRVITSDGEIITGEYKREHLPSGAIAGLPVSSGVIEGRARVILNMEDADLEAGDILVTSFTDPSWTPLFVSIKGLVTEVGGLMTHGAVIAREYGLPAVVGVENATQLIKDGQRIRVHGTEGYIEIL is encoded by the coding sequence ATGAGTTCTTTGGTTCTCGGTTTTCACGAAATGGAAAAAACACAGCTTTTACTCGTTGGGGGAAAAGGGTTAAATTTAGGGGAATTATCAAAAATTCAAGGACTACAAGTACCAGAAGGATTTTGTGTCACAACAGCGGGATATCAAAAAGCGGTCGAACAAAACGAAACGTTCCAAGCGTTGGTGGATCAATTAACAATGCTCAAAGCGGAAGATCGAGATCAAATTGGTGAAATCAGCAGGAAGATTCGACGACTCATTATGGAAACAGAAATCCCAGCCGATGTGGTGAAAGCAGTTGCCCACTATCTCTCCCAATTTGGCGATGAACATGCTTATGCCGTGCGTTCCAGTGCAACGGCTGAAGATTTACCACATGCCTCTTTTGCCGGTCAACAAGACACCTATTTAAATATCATCGGAAAAGAAGCCATCTTGCAGCATATCAGCAAATGTTGGGCTTCCCTATTTACAGATCGCGCAATCATCTATCGTATGCAAAATGGATTTGACCACAGTCAAGTTTATTTATCTGTTATCGTTCAAAGGATGGTTTTCCCACAGGCATCAGGAGTCTTATTTACCGCTGACCCGATAACTTCCAACCGTAAGCTGCTGTCGATTGATGCCTGTTTTGGACTCGGAGAAGCGCTGGTCTCCGGCTTGGTATCTTCCGATGGTTATAAAGTACAGGAAGGAGAAATCACGGGTAAGCGGATAGCAACCAAAAAATTGGCGATCTATGGACGAAAAGAAGGCGGAACAGAAACACGGCAGATCGCTCCTGATCAACAAAAGACGCAAATACTGACTGATGAACAAATTTTACAACTGGCACGCATCGGAAGACAGATCGAAGCTCATTTCGGCCAGCCGCAAGATATCGAATGGTGTTTGGTCCACGATACATTTTATATTGTCCAGAGTCGGCCAATAACGACTTTATATCCCATCCCTGAAGCGAGCGATCAAGACAATCACGTCTATATCTCTGTCGGTCATCAACAAATGATGACGGATCCCATAAAACCACTGGGATTGTCTTTTTTTCTGCTGACGACTTCTGCACCCATGCGTAAAGCTGGTGGAAGGTTATTTGTTGATGTTACACATCATCTGGCATCACCTGACAGCAGACAATTTTTATTAAATAGCATGGGACAACACGATCCGCTCTTAAAAGACGCACTTACGACCATAATTGAGCGACGAGATTTCATTAAGTCGATACCAAATGATAACACAACACCGAATCCCAGCAGAAGCAATGCAGATATGCCGGCTCCAGCTGAAAACGATCCGACAATCGTTTCTGATTTGATGAAGAGCAGTCAAACATCGATAGAAGAGTTAAAACAAAACATCCAAACGAAATCAGGGTCGGATTTATTTAGTTTTATTCTGGAAGATATCCAGGAATTAAAGAAGATTTTATTTCACCCAAAAAGTTCGGTTGTGATTCAAGCTGCTATGAATGCTTCATCATGGATTAACGAAAAAATGAACGAGTGGTTAGGTGAAAAAAACGCAGCAGATACGCTTTCTCAATCTGTACCCCATAATATTACTTCAGAAATGGGTCTTGCGCTGCTGGACGTCGCAGATGTGATACGTCCTTATCCAGAAGTAATTGCTTATTTACAGCATGTAAAAGATGATCACTTTTTGGATGAGCTGGTTCAGTTTGAAGGTGGACAGGAAATCCAAGACGCTATCTCCGCTTATCTCAACAAATACGGAATGCGATGTGCCGGAGAAATTGATATCACTAGAACTCGATGGAGCGAAAAACCAACTACACTTGTCCCTATGATTCTTAATCATGTCAAAAACTTTGAGCCTAATGCCAGCCATCGGAAATTTGAGCAAGGACGGCAGGAAGCTTTGAAGAAAGAACAAGAATTATTAGATCGGTTGAAGCAATTGCCGGATGGTGAACAAAAAGCCAAAGAAACAAAACGAATGATCGACCTCATCCGGAATTTCAGCGGGTATCGGGAATATCCAAAATACGGCATGGTGAATCGCTACTTCGTTTATAAGCAGGCTTTGCTGAAAGAAGCCGAACAACTTGTAGAAGTAGGCGCTATTCATGAAAAAGAAGATATATACTATCTCACTTTTGAAGAACTTCACGAAGTCGTACGCACAAAAAAATTAGATGACCAGCTCATCAGCAAACGAAAAGACGAGTACAAATTATATGAAAAACTAACTCCGCCGCGTGTAATCACGTCTGATGGCGAAATCATTACAGGCGAGTACAAACGAGAACATCTCCCGTCCGGAGCGATTGCAGGTCTGCCTGTTTCCTCCGGAGTGATAGAGGGGCGAGCCCGTGTCATTTTAAACATGGAAGATGCTGATCTGGAAGCTGGAGATATATTAGTCACCTCTTTTACCGATCCTAGCTGGACACCATTGTTTGTATCCATAAAAGGCCTGGTCACCGAAGTCGGCGGATTGATGACCCATGGAGCCGTTATCGCCCGCGAATATGGGTTACCGGCAGTAGTCGGAGTAGAGAATGCCACCCAGCTGATAAAGGATGGGCAACGAATTCGCGTTCATGGAACAGAAGGGTATATCGAAATATTGTAA